In Capsicum annuum cultivar UCD-10X-F1 chromosome 7, UCD10Xv1.1, whole genome shotgun sequence, one genomic interval encodes:
- the LOC107853357 gene encoding uncharacterized protein LOC107853357 — protein sequence MAPQKEISYNLPAFPSHFPPYLDKYDVETCRTLMKREFRKIVAARMRSNKSVRLNAVPQVAIKRVAGGEFGPCNGQTCIGIDYVLMETQFSPVLGKVTQAIGSIIQGKALSNHGQLRAPLPSEIDLSSLRSGAPECTNTDKVRPKAKVS from the exons GAAATCTCATATAACCTTCCAGCTTTTCCCAGCCACTTCCCACCTTATCTGGACAAGTATGACGTGGAAACATGTAGAACCTTGATGAAGAGAGAATTCAGAAAAATAGTAGCAGCGAGGATGAGGTCAAATAAGTCAGTCCGACTTAATGCAGTACCACAG GTGGCTATCAAGAGGGTAGCGGGTGGCGAGTTCGGGCCATGCAATGGACAAACATGCATAGGAATCGATTATGTGCTCATGGAAACACAATTTTCACCCGTTCTG GGTAAAGTTACTCAAGCTATAGGAAGCATTATTCAAGGGAAGGCTTTGTCTAATCATGGTCAGCTGAGGGCTCCTCTGCCATCTGAAATTGACTTGTCTAGTCTCAGATCAGGTGCTCCTGAGTGCACTAATACAGATAAAGTCAGGCCAAAGGCCAAAGTTTCTTAA